A stretch of the Eulemur rufifrons isolate Redbay chromosome 20, OSU_ERuf_1, whole genome shotgun sequence genome encodes the following:
- the CPLX1 gene encoding complexin-1: MEFVMKQALGGATKDMGKMLGGDEEKDPDAAKKEEERQEALRQEEEERKAKYAKMEAEREVMRQGIRDKYGIKKKEEREAEAQAAMEANSEGSLTRPKKAIPPGCGDEPEEEDESILDTVIKYLPGPLQDIFKK, translated from the exons GGGCCACCAAGGACATGGGGAAGATGCTCGGGGGTGACGAGGAGAAGGACCCAGATGCGGCCAAGAAGGAAGAGGAGCGCCAGGAGGCCCTgcgccaggaggaggaggagcgcaAAGCCAAGTACGCCAAGATGGAGGCGGAGCGAGAGGTCATGCGGCAGGGCATCCGCGACAAG TACGGCATCAAGAAGAAGGAGGAGCGTGAGGCGGAGGCCCAGGCAGCCATGGAGGCCAACTCGGAAGGCAGCCTGACGCGGCCCAAGAAGGCCATCCCGCCGGGCTGCGGGGacgagccggaggaggaggatgagagcATCCTGGACACGGTGATCAAGTACCTGCCCGGGCCGCTGCAGGACATATTCAAGAAGTAA